A stretch of the Teretinema zuelzerae genome encodes the following:
- a CDS encoding sensor domain-containing diguanylate cyclase, translated as MGASRIPEKIEKMMKKMVLLVWLIVCLVFVLGIVFPVLFFYSIQKAYLQEQEIVLNLGKQHIEEFLADKSALLRLAATNQLPDIEFLKKSASSRYKGIPSAEALEYRTFLSKIHQEFPSFRFFALLTAEETKLLLTEPYEAQEQLTDMQYFMGYNWRRWAQETKRLFSLWNGSGFPEVHVSDVFLSQPGDYPAVSMSVGIPGEEGNLEAILYGNILLDTLSLYVSSLQYGKTGQVYLIDSQGRVVAHPRFGDLKGLDGDKETQDFHSMENSPIFKNAQKNIYKAGLYADQESGRQILASYAKLESKDWILVVQQDAGEAFSLVQLYVISIIVLVLSSVFGTIAMFSYMAKEAREYSKRHQELELISETDPLTGLLNRRSMLSRVSTFIDEYRRDGIGFVIIMFDIDDFKKINDFNGHVFGDLVLREIAARSLGVLRVDDLLFRWGGEEFLVVIRNADIIRGKGIAEKIRRVIADTPISDGSRSVFVTVTLGVSSYAGTNIEKMIIAADEALYEGKKTGKNKVVAGT; from the coding sequence ATGGGCGCTTCCCGGATACCTGAGAAAATTGAAAAAATGATGAAAAAAATGGTTCTTCTCGTGTGGCTCATTGTGTGTCTTGTCTTTGTGTTAGGCATTGTATTTCCGGTATTATTTTTTTATTCCATCCAAAAAGCGTATCTCCAGGAACAGGAAATCGTTCTCAATTTAGGCAAACAGCATATCGAAGAGTTTTTGGCCGATAAAAGCGCATTGCTTCGCTTGGCCGCGACGAATCAGCTTCCGGATATCGAATTTCTAAAGAAAAGCGCAAGCAGCCGGTATAAGGGCATTCCGTCTGCCGAAGCTTTGGAATATCGTACCTTTTTGTCCAAAATACATCAGGAATTTCCCAGTTTCCGGTTTTTTGCCCTGTTGACTGCCGAAGAGACCAAGCTCCTGTTAACCGAACCCTATGAGGCGCAGGAACAATTGACCGATATGCAGTATTTCATGGGCTATAACTGGAGAAGGTGGGCGCAAGAAACGAAGCGTCTGTTTTCACTTTGGAACGGATCCGGGTTTCCCGAGGTTCACGTATCGGATGTGTTTTTGTCGCAACCGGGGGATTATCCGGCTGTTTCAATGTCTGTCGGAATTCCGGGTGAAGAGGGAAATCTTGAAGCCATCCTCTACGGCAATATTCTTCTCGACACCTTGTCCCTCTATGTTTCTTCGTTGCAGTACGGCAAAACAGGACAGGTCTATTTGATCGACTCGCAGGGTCGCGTCGTTGCCCATCCCCGATTCGGAGATCTGAAAGGTTTGGACGGCGATAAAGAGACACAGGACTTTCACAGCATGGAGAATAGTCCGATTTTCAAGAACGCGCAGAAAAATATATATAAAGCGGGACTATACGCGGATCAGGAATCAGGGAGACAAATTTTAGCCTCGTATGCCAAGCTAGAAAGCAAGGACTGGATTCTTGTCGTGCAACAGGACGCCGGGGAAGCATTTTCTCTTGTGCAGCTGTACGTGATATCTATCATTGTCCTTGTTTTATCGTCCGTGTTCGGAACCATCGCCATGTTCAGCTATATGGCTAAAGAAGCCCGGGAGTATTCGAAGCGTCATCAGGAACTCGAGCTCATTTCGGAAACCGATCCCTTGACCGGCTTGTTGAACAGGCGCAGCATGCTGAGCCGGGTTTCTACTTTCATCGATGAATATAGACGGGATGGAATCGGTTTCGTCATAATAATGTTCGATATCGACGATTTTAAGAAGATTAACGATTTTAATGGGCATGTGTTCGGAGATCTGGTGCTGCGAGAAATCGCGGCTCGTTCGCTCGGAGTTTTGCGCGTCGACGATTTGTTGTTCCGCTGGGGCGGCGAGGAATTTCTCGTGGTAATCCGCAACGCGGACATAATTCGAGGCAAGGGCATCGCGGAGAAGATCAGGCGCGTTATTGCGGATACGCCGATTAGCGACGGAAGCCGTAGCGTTTTTGTTACGGTGACCCTCGGCGTTTCGTCGTATGCCGGAACTAATATAGAAAAAATGATAATCGCCGCGGACGAGGCTCTCTATGAAGGAAAGAAAACCGGAAAGAACAAGGTGGTCGCTGGAACCTGA
- the trhA gene encoding PAQR family membrane homeostasis protein TrhA has protein sequence MNKLPKPYRLSEEIANAITHGIAAFLSIAGLVILITRAVLHAPEGETAYYVTAFSIFGFSMVFLYLMSTLYHSLLKTKAYSVFERLDHSAIYVLIAGTYTAYCLTALRGTVGWWIFGIIWGLAAAGISLYAVFGSKLRYISLFTYIGMGWIIVFAADPLKAVVSEDSWVLLLAGGIVYTVGAGVYALKKIKWTHPVWHLFVMGGTILHFFSILKSF, from the coding sequence ATGAATAAACTCCCGAAACCCTATCGCCTCAGCGAAGAAATTGCGAACGCCATAACGCACGGCATCGCCGCTTTTTTATCAATAGCCGGACTCGTCATACTGATAACCCGCGCCGTCCTGCATGCGCCTGAAGGCGAAACCGCGTATTACGTCACCGCGTTCAGCATCTTCGGTTTTTCGATGGTATTTCTCTACCTGATGAGCACTCTCTACCATTCGCTGTTAAAAACAAAGGCATACAGCGTATTCGAACGGCTGGACCACTCGGCTATTTACGTACTAATCGCGGGAACTTACACCGCTTACTGTCTGACGGCGCTGAGGGGAACGGTCGGATGGTGGATTTTCGGAATCATCTGGGGACTTGCCGCAGCCGGAATTTCGCTGTACGCGGTTTTCGGCTCGAAGCTCAGATACATATCGCTTTTCACCTACATCGGAATGGGATGGATAATCGTTTTCGCCGCCGATCCGCTGAAAGCAGTCGTAAGCGAGGACAGTTGGGTCCTCCTGCTTGCCGGAGGCATCGTATACACAGTCGGCGCCGGAGTATATGCGCTTAAAAAGATCAAGTGGACTCACCCGGTATGGCATCTCTTTGTAATGGGAGGAACGATCCTCCACTTCTTTTCAATACTAAAGAGTTTTTAA
- a CDS encoding MBL fold metallo-hydrolase RNA specificity domain-containing protein, with protein MSIYFYSLGAAEEVTGSKHIIEVDGRMILVDCGAFQGRRAEADEKNRNFEVPADKMDAVVLTHAHYDHCGLLPLLGLKGFNGNIYATPATRDLANIIMMDSARIQARDAEYLQKQARKHGQEFSWRPLYNEQDAINTTNQIITISYRRPTWITPNILLEFFDAGHILGSAMALITVTDGEGNTKKIACTGDLGRKGKAIIRDPEILPPADYIVLESTYGDRLHETTEDALAKLADVATKAIKMNGKIVIPAFAIERTQELVYYFHVLVDRKIIPEIPIFVDSPMAVNATSIFQVHPECYDEATHEAFIKHHKNPFGFNSLRFVTSVEESKSLNEMEGPMIIISADGMCEAGRITHHLANTIGDPCNQILIVGYMAEHTLGRRILNREMEVRIFNQWYNVRAEITQINAFSAHADYQEATDWLQSMDTSGLKRIFMVHGEPEVQVVFKDHLEENGFKSVQIVKYGEHYEL; from the coding sequence ATGAGCATATACTTTTATTCCCTCGGGGCGGCAGAAGAGGTAACAGGATCTAAGCACATCATCGAGGTCGACGGACGGATGATTCTCGTCGATTGCGGCGCATTCCAGGGCCGAAGGGCCGAGGCAGACGAAAAAAACCGCAATTTCGAGGTTCCGGCCGATAAAATGGACGCGGTCGTACTCACCCACGCGCACTATGACCATTGCGGACTCCTCCCCCTGCTCGGACTAAAAGGCTTTAACGGCAATATCTACGCTACGCCGGCTACAAGGGACCTTGCTAACATCATCATGATGGACTCGGCGCGCATTCAAGCCCGCGACGCGGAATACCTGCAAAAGCAGGCGAGAAAGCACGGCCAGGAATTTTCCTGGCGCCCGTTATACAACGAACAGGACGCGATAAACACGACAAACCAGATCATCACCATCTCCTACAGAAGGCCGACGTGGATCACGCCCAATATACTGCTTGAATTCTTCGACGCAGGCCACATCCTCGGCTCCGCCATGGCTCTCATTACCGTAACAGACGGCGAAGGAAACACGAAAAAGATCGCCTGCACCGGCGATCTGGGGAGGAAGGGAAAAGCCATCATCCGCGATCCCGAGATTCTCCCCCCGGCCGATTACATCGTGTTAGAAAGCACCTACGGCGACCGTCTGCATGAAACCACCGAGGACGCGCTTGCGAAACTGGCCGACGTGGCGACAAAGGCCATAAAAATGAACGGCAAGATCGTCATCCCCGCGTTCGCGATCGAGCGCACCCAGGAGCTGGTATATTACTTCCATGTCCTCGTCGACCGGAAGATCATCCCCGAGATTCCCATATTCGTCGATTCGCCGATGGCGGTGAACGCGACGAGCATCTTCCAGGTTCATCCGGAGTGCTACGACGAAGCGACCCATGAAGCCTTCATAAAGCATCACAAGAACCCCTTCGGCTTTAATTCGCTGAGGTTCGTCACCAGCGTCGAAGAATCGAAAAGCTTGAACGAGATGGAAGGACCGATGATAATCATCAGCGCCGACGGCATGTGCGAAGCCGGCCGCATCACCCATCATCTGGCAAATACCATCGGAGATCCCTGCAACCAGATTCTTATCGTGGGCTATATGGCCGAACATACGCTCGGAAGGCGGATTTTAAATCGCGAAATGGAAGTAAGAATATTCAATCAATGGTATAACGTACGTGCGGAGATAACCCAGATCAACGCTTTCAGCGCTCATGCAGACTATCAGGAAGCTACCGATTGGCTTCAGTCTATGGATACATCAGGCTTAAAGAGAATCTTCATGGTTCACGGAGAACCTGAAGTTCAGGTGGTTTTTAAAGATCACCTTGAGGAAAACGGGTTCAAGTCCGTTCAGATCGTCAAATACGGAGAACACTACGAATTATGA
- the rlmB gene encoding 23S rRNA (guanosine(2251)-2'-O)-methyltransferase RlmB — translation MRIITGFHAIEEELRVLESNLEGKNSKGKKTPLPEGLTILYAKPGPRVKKILELAGKLGIAAEETDPKKLDALASALPPLARDHRGIVFQMAHADEKAPLRLEDAIKQLAVKEKAIVIILDSITDPHNTGAIIRSADQFGVDLVIIPEHRSATDFEVIARTSAGASAWVPIVLATNLVRAAEQLKEAGFWLYGADAGGTPLGQLAFADKAAVVMGSEGKGIAQLLSKKCDAIVSIPTRGRLDSLNVSVAAGVILYEITRK, via the coding sequence ATGAGAATCATCACCGGCTTCCATGCAATCGAAGAAGAACTGCGGGTTCTAGAGTCGAATCTTGAAGGAAAAAACTCCAAAGGGAAAAAAACGCCCCTGCCAGAGGGTCTTACAATACTGTACGCAAAGCCCGGACCCCGCGTAAAGAAAATACTTGAGCTCGCAGGAAAACTCGGAATCGCGGCGGAAGAAACCGATCCCAAAAAACTGGACGCGCTCGCCTCTGCGTTGCCGCCGCTCGCCCGCGATCACCGCGGCATCGTCTTCCAGATGGCGCATGCAGATGAAAAAGCGCCCTTGCGCCTCGAGGACGCGATAAAACAGCTTGCCGTCAAAGAAAAAGCGATTGTGATTATTCTGGACTCGATTACCGATCCGCATAATACCGGCGCGATAATCCGAAGCGCCGACCAGTTCGGGGTGGATCTCGTCATCATTCCCGAACACAGAAGCGCTACCGATTTCGAAGTGATAGCCAGAACGAGCGCGGGCGCCTCGGCCTGGGTTCCGATAGTCCTGGCTACGAACCTCGTGCGCGCCGCCGAACAACTTAAAGAAGCAGGCTTTTGGCTCTACGGCGCGGACGCGGGCGGAACGCCGCTCGGTCAGCTTGCGTTCGCCGACAAAGCCGCCGTCGTCATGGGCAGCGAGGGAAAGGGCATCGCCCAGCTGTTGTCCAAAAAATGCGATGCGATCGTTTCGATACCGACTCGCGGCCGCCTCGACAGCTTGAACGTTTCCGTGGCAGCCGGAGTAATTCTCTACGAAATTACAAGAAAATAA